From the Lampris incognitus isolate fLamInc1 chromosome 6, fLamInc1.hap2, whole genome shotgun sequence genome, one window contains:
- the LOC130113762 gene encoding pro-neuregulin-4, membrane-bound isoform-like isoform X1, whose product MDVKDGLVDDGQQRGGGTFQMMAEHGDPCSELEATFCMNGGTCYRIPSMDTLTCVCSENYKGSRCEQFQLFSSSSNAGHAGFIAAMVIVAILILVGVAVVIYHICKARRSRSQSQQGSQQQYWKVKPRV is encoded by the exons atgGATGTGAAAGAT GGATTGGTCGACGACGGACAACAGCGGGGAGGAGGAACATTCCAGATGATGGCAG AACACGGTGAcccttgtagtgagctggaggCAACCTTTTGTATGAACGGCGGGACATGCTATAGAATACCCTCGATGGACACACTCACCTGTGT GTGCAGTGAAAACTACAAGGGCAGCAGGTGTGAGCAGTTCCAGCTCTTCAGCAGCTCCAGCAACGCAGGGCACGCTGGGTTTATTGCTGCCATGGTCATTGTTGCCATACTCATTTTAGTAGGAGTGGCAGTTGTTATTTACCATATATGCAA GGCGAGGAGATCCAGGTCACAGAGCCAACAGGGCAGTCAGCAACAATACTGGAAAGTAAAACCAAGAGTATGA
- the LOC130113762 gene encoding pro-neuregulin-4, membrane-bound isoform-like isoform X2 has product MMAEHGDPCSELEATFCMNGGTCYRIPSMDTLTCVCSENYKGSRCEQFQLFSSSSNAGHAGFIAAMVIVAILILVGVAVVIYHICKARRSRSQSQQGSQQQYWKVKPRV; this is encoded by the exons ATGATGGCAG AACACGGTGAcccttgtagtgagctggaggCAACCTTTTGTATGAACGGCGGGACATGCTATAGAATACCCTCGATGGACACACTCACCTGTGT GTGCAGTGAAAACTACAAGGGCAGCAGGTGTGAGCAGTTCCAGCTCTTCAGCAGCTCCAGCAACGCAGGGCACGCTGGGTTTATTGCTGCCATGGTCATTGTTGCCATACTCATTTTAGTAGGAGTGGCAGTTGTTATTTACCATATATGCAA GGCGAGGAGATCCAGGTCACAGAGCCAACAGGGCAGTCAGCAACAATACTGGAAAGTAAAACCAAGAGTATGA